Part of the Callospermophilus lateralis isolate mCalLat2 chromosome 8, mCalLat2.hap1, whole genome shotgun sequence genome, AGTTGGATTTTGGAGTTAGCTTCTCAATGTTTGCCAGGAAAAAAAGCATGTGATTGTGATTGAACCTGTAATCTCGAGACAAACTTGACAGTCTAAAGTGCTCAGCATGATTGGTGTACATTCCCGGTTATTCAGGTCGTCTTCAATTTCTCTCTGAAATATTTCAGTGTTCTACTTTCTATTAAATGTATTCCTGAACTTGTTATGATTCACTACTGTGTTAAATTTTGTCATTGTAAGTGGTGTTTTTATTGTGAACTTGCTTTTACTCTTCTCATGTATGTCTAGGCCCACGTCTGCTTGCTGACCTGCTGCAGGAGACTGGTGAAGTCTTGGATGCTGAGAGGCCTTGCAGTCGCTACACAGAGTGCAAATGCTCTTGAATGACGTCACTGGCACCTTCCCGGACACTGTGTGTCCCTCCTTGCCTCCCTATCCCAGTAATTCCTGTAGGGCTCTGTTGAGTAGCGGGAGCAGACTACCCAGCCTGGTATCGAAGCCTTTGGCAATGAGATCTGATGGACGCCGAAGAGAAGAAAAGCTGGAGGATGCGCTCTTCTGTTCCTCATCATGGAAAAAAGCAGTGGATTTCATGCGGGGTTTCCTCTTCAACTCAGGTGATTAGTACCATTCATCCTTTGAGCAACTAGGTAGTGTCTTCTACTTCTGTATCTATTTATAAAGTATACCTTTCAGGGTTAATTTTTTCCCTCAACAGTCCATTTTCTTTTACTATGAAAAGACAGATACAAAGCCTTTATATTTAGCATTTCCGTTGCTCTTCATTTCTTTCTGCACTTCCCTTGTGTCTTCAGTTCTAATATGCTCCTGTCTGGGTTGAAGATATAGGTGGGATCTGAACCATAGTTCTTCAGTGTTGCCACTGCAGTCCTCATGCTGAGGCATTGTTGTCCCTCCCTGTCTGCTCCTGCTCCATGTGTTCCTGATAGCCTCTGCTTTTAGGTTGTGTGGTTTTCTTGAGAAAGTAGACCTTCACTCAGATCTCCTctgtctctccctttctctggcctTGCCTGTGGTTCCATTTCCTCTCTGGCTGGAACAGTACCTCCCAGTGACAGGAATGCATGATGCTGTTTTGGTTTCTGCTGCTCCCAAAATCCCTGTGACAAATCCCAGGGAATGTGGAGCCAGAATCTCTGCAGCACTTCCACTAGCATGGGTCTGGCCAACATGGTCTTCCCAGGCACACCTCGTGAGAGTTCTCCCTGCCCTCCAGCAATGGGTGTTTCTGTAGGCCTCTCCTCTCCAGCTCTCCACAACATGGCAGGAAATAGGCTTTCCAGTGGCCCATGTGTGATGTCAGCTCTTGTGGCAACTCAGGGATGCCATGGGCCTTTTCTCTGCATCTTCTGTATTCCACCAGGTCTCTAGCTGGACAATGGGGACTAGTTTCCAGGGTGTGGTAGTTTCTTCTTTGTGGTGAGTTTCTTGGAATTCTACTCTGTCCATAAAAATTCTGGAGGCGAGGGAATTACCTCTTGGGAAAGGACTGGAAAGGAATTGCTTCCTGCTGAACAAACAATCCTCCCCACCCCACAATTGCTCTTGCTCCCTTTCCCCAGTAATCTTTTTACACAGCTTGCTTGTTGTGTGGTGATGGTGGTTGGCAGGGCCTGTTTGGCCTGTTTGCCAGCTGTCTTTATGTGGCTTAGATTGGCATATAAATGACTCTTATTTTTGGATGTAGCTCCAAGGCAACAGTGAAAATCTCACTCAGTATCTTATTGTGTAACCAACAGTCCAACTCTGCCTTCTCCTGCAGCTGTCCAAATATGAGCACAAAGCTTTCAGGACGTTGAAGAGGTGAGAAGCTCTGAAGTGTGCTGCACGTGGGTAGCAGCCTGGGGGTAGCAGTGTGGTATGCAATGGTGCAGAATAATCACAGGCAGCACTCCCTGTACTCACTGTGCAGAATGTGCACAAGCATAGCAGAGAAAATGGTGCTTTCTTTGGGGGCCAAATGTGGTATCCAGGAAGGAGGATGAGTGGGGGGAGGGAAGCATGGCAAAAGGGGAGGGCGAGGTGGACAGGACCTGGGGGAGGGCGCCTGTGCACACAGGGAGCCACTCCTCATTCTTGGCTCCCATGGACACAGCTAGGACAAGCCACGTGGCCCCTCTAGgggagggcttgagtctggcaggcttcctgcactctcaGAGCCTCTCTTCCAGGGTTGGTGCCCATGGCCCCAGGATCCAGATGGGGTGGGGGGAtacaggagggagggagagagctttCCAGTGCACCAAGCACTGCCCACAGACCTCTCCAGTGCTCCCTTGCCCCCACCCACATCTGGCTGTCAGTTCAGAGCATAAAACAAATTTGTTAATCCAGACTGCGTCTGATAGAGCGAAAGCAGCAAGCACTGTTCTCGCGGTAAGAACCCTGCCTTTGTAGGTAAGTGCTGCTCACCATGTGTGTCACTAAAGGTTTGATCTTCACTTTAGACTCTAAATCAAGCTGACCTATAGCAGAGTCTTAGATTGAGCTGCTTTGTGCCTGACCTCATCTCCCTTTTAATGCTAACCTTCTTCCTGTAGTTTTCCCACCAAAGCCTTATTGATAGCAATTCATTTATGTTCTGTACACATGTCCTCCTCTGAGCTCTGAGTTAAGTTTTTCAAGGATCTCTAAGGAAGGGAAAGACATATCCTGGCCTATTAGTGCCACTGAGTTTGGCTGAGGTGAAGTTAGTGCAGATTTGGGCATCAAGGTGCATGAAGGGTGGAAAGAACCTACAGTCTGAGAAGGTGGGTGAGGGTGGAAGAGGAACTCATGCCCCAAGTGACTCCCCAGTTCCACCTGAAATGCTTATTGTTTATGCTGTTCTATTTTGCAATTGTAGATCCACTTTGCTCACTCTTTGAGATGTTGATTGTTCAGATTTTGCATGAGTTTTTAGACTCCAGAGTGGAGAATCTTAAAGTTACTTGAGAGTAGGAACTGTCTTACAACTGCCCTCAGCTCTCAAGAGGGCAACTGGTCCCCTGAAGAACCACAGACtgaaggagtgtgtgtgtgtgtgtgtgaatgagcTGAGGGCCAGCATGTCTGAGCCTAGGTGCTCAGATGTCTTCAGGTCTCTGAGAAAGCTCTTTGGAAGTAGGAATCTTTAGAGAAGAGTAGAAGGGTTTCTTGTTCTGGGTGAATAGTGTCTTGTATATGTaaaggcttctatccacatactCTCTCCCTGCTGCAAAAAGAGTTGTTCATATTTCTCAATTGATCTTTACACAGAGCAATTTGATTTGGGCCGTGTAGGGAGCCCTCTATCTATCATTGTTTTTCAGGCAAGGAGGCCAAGGATAGGGAAATGACCTGTTCTCCCACCCCCATCTTTCTAGATTCTGGAAACTCCTACTCTAGGCAGTGTTTTCTGACAATGTGGCCTGACTTGACTGGGCAGCTGTGTTTCAGAAGCACACAGGCTTCAGTGCCGCCTGTCCAAACAGCAGGCCCTGCTCTGTCAGACTGACTGCAATACATGGAAGGACCTTGTTTATTGTCTCTAGACAGCGAGGAGAATGGAGAGGAGTACAGTCAGGGGATCGCTGCATAAGCACTTGGATCTGGAGAGGAAGATCGCCAAGCAGGCTGAAGCCAGACTCCGCCAACGACTGCAGAGTCTGGAGGATATCTGCCTCTACCACCTGAAGCTGTTGATCAGGGAGCAGAGGCAGCTCCAGAGAGAGCAGCAGAGGCTGCAGCAAGGTGAGGCTTCCTGGCAGTGTGGGCTGCTATAGGCAACACCAGGGTTCTTCTGAGGGAAGAGTGATGCTCTCACTGCATGGCAGCCATTTGGGGCCCTGGACCCAAGACAGCAAGAGCTTCCTATCCTGGTCAGGGCTTCCACATCCCTCTGCCTTCCCTAGTCCCACAACTGTACTGAACGGTCCACTCAGAAACCTTGATTTCCAGTTGCTGTCCATCTCCAGTTTTCTCTCTCTTGCCAGAACTCCACTGTCTCAAGCAGCTTCACCTTCTGCTTTTCTCCCGCTCATCTGAGCTGGCTTGGTTTCACCTCTCTTGATGTCTCTTCTTTCATATTTGAGCTAACAGTCTTAATTGAGCAGCTACTAAGGTtgaagtcccagtaccagtcccatttATAAAGGAAGAATAAAGTAGTTTGGAATTGTGACCTCAGTTTTCTCAAACATGCCATGGAAGTGATTCTGCCTAACTTGTGAAGCTATTCGAGGATTTGGTGAGCACTTGGAACACACTTAGACACAAAGCAAGTGCTGGGGAATCACTTCCTCTCACGAAATAGTACAGATTCATTACAGAACCGAAACTCTCCTGCTATATTGTTGAACATTGTTAGAGTTATAGAGTTTGTAGAAACTAGCTCTCCTTCATTCATCATTAAAATAATTAGATTTTAATATTGCTTCAACATTCAGCATAGAGCAGATGAACCCAGCTCTTCAGGACAGCTTTCTTGTCAATGCAGGTGCCAAAACCCAGGGGCACAGAAGGAAGCAGTTGCACACAGAGTAGAAAGTCCTCAGGTCTGCATAGTTTAACGTAGTCATGGAAGCCAAGAGCAGGTCCAGACATCGGGCCTGGAATTGTTTCTAAGCTCCAATTGTTTTAAGCTACATATAATCACTTCTAGTCTCCTTGGGATTGAAGGGTGACTTTGAGCAAGCAGTGGagcttttttttctgtgtctTCAGCGAATGGCTAAACTACCTAGAacaagagcagggcccaggaaatgCCCTTGAGGACACTGGTTGATTTCCACTGTGATCTCTAGAGGCTATGGTGACCCAGTGGCCATTCTCAGGAGGATGTCTTGCTGAGCAGTTGCCTCAGCTGCAGGTGTGTGGTAGAGTATGGACCAGGAGGTAGAGGGCCCCGATACCAGGCCCCATCTCCATGTTCTTTGGAAGGTCATACTCTCTCTCAACTAAGAACAGTCGAAAGGGGTAAAGGGAAGAAGAGACATGCTTTGTCTTGGTGCTTTTCAGACACTAGTTAGCAGTGTTCTTCCATGGTCATTTAACACTCTGTGCCACTGGTGGCTTGTTTAAGATGCACATCGCCAGGTTCCTTAGAGATTTGAATTAACAGGCTGGAAATTTAAGCTCAAACATCCAGTTTTTTATGGATACCAAAGCAGATTGTTCTGGGTAAGGTGTTTCACAGATCACCTTTACAAAACACTCTTATGGTTACTCGGAAGCTAGAATGGAAAAATGTGGTTTCTGCTCCTGAGATGTTCATATTTAGATTGGAAATTAGCTGTGCTTACAAAAAATCAGAATGCTAACTGCTAAATTAGAATTACTTACAAAGTTGGGCAGGTGCATTGGAAGCTCCTGATGTCTGTCAAGGGCCCTCAGGAAGCTCTCCTAAAATAGGTGGTGTGTGAGCAGAGCCTGGAGGAGAAGGGGTGAGGGGGATAGGGCACTTGTCAGGAGGGCAGGAAGGGCCAACCCTTGCAGAAACCTGCAGTCTGCATGAGATGCTAAGTGAGCGCAGCTTGCATAGTGCTGCAGTAGGGTAGCTGCAGGAGGCATGTGTGGCTTGCTGGAGGCAATGCAGGACAGCCAGCATCTCCAGTCACAGACAGCTCCACAGGTCTTGCAACAGAGGCTTCCCCTGCAGGGCTGGGAGTGGGGAGATCACCTGCTCACATGTTGGGGCTCACTCTGCCACCAGGTGAAGTCAGAGCAGATCTGATACAATTCCAGAGTGCAGGCATGACCTGAGGGCTGAACTCAGGCACTGGTCAGGGGAAGAAAATGAGGCCAGCCTCCCAAGGTATTTAGCAAATAGAGTTGTGAGAGGTTTATGATTAATATCCTGTCCAAGGAACCAAGATGCAGACTCGTGGACTGGCTGGCTGGATGTGAGGAGGATGCAGGGTCTGCCTCCACAGAGAGTGTGCTGGGGAGATTCTCTACAACATGTTGCAGAGAATCAATAAGCTCTTTTCTGGACCTGCCAGCCCAACAGATCTGAGCTGCAGACATGTGGCTTGGCAGGAGGAGCAGCTCCCCATTCCCTAGTTTCCAGGGAACAGGTGAGTTCCCCAAGGAGACTGCCAAAGAAGAGTGGCCCACAAAGGACTATCTCTTGTCCCAACTGCTTCACAAAGAAGTGATCAGATTGCAGAGATTAGAAGTTTAATGTGAATTCTTCATCCCCATCTGGTACCTGCCGACCACTGTTCTGCCTGTGTGTGTTCTGTCTTCATTTCTTGTGgcatggggatcaaactcagaatTTTGCATAGGCAAggaaagcactctgccactgagctgtgtGCCCAGTGCTAACCGCTGCCCTCAGGGGACTCACTCTCTTTAAAGCATATTATTCCAAGACTCTCATCCTCAAGTGACCAGCTTGTAAGATGTCTTGAGAACTTGGTGGTTCCCTATGGCAGTTAGACCACAGGTGAAGAGATATCCCCTCAGCCAGTGGAGTCCCCTTGATCATGGCTGGCAGCTGCAAACTCCTGCCATCGGTGCACAGGTCACATAATTGCAGTGAATGAGACAAAAAGCTCACACCAGTTATTTTGTCTTTGAAAACACTGTGCTTGCCAAGTAAACTTCCATGGGCCTGGGCTGtttaaactctgttcttgatgttTATAAATCCTCTCTGACATGGTGTGTATAAACACTGAGAGCTGCACAAAGGTTTTCAGTTTCCTTGGTTGTACCAGGTCAGCCTGGTATGTAATGGGAAAATGCCACACACTGGAGCCTTGTTCCCAGAATTTCTTCTCTTATTATTTGTTCTCCAGGGCTCCCTAACAAAGCACAGCAAGTCAGGTGACTTAACAGAAACTTCATGATCTCTTGACTCAGGAGTCTAGGAGCCAAAAtcaaagtgtgtgtgggggggctgcCCCTTGCACAGGTGGGTACTGGAGAGAAGAAGGGCTGTGACTCTCCAGCAGGTGGGGGGGCTGTCCTCTCCCCACGTGTTTCACAGGTGTCCTCCTATGTCCCATGTGTCTCAGTTCAAATGGATCAGGACCCACCCTAAAGGCCTGGCTTTATTGGAAAGAGCCTGAGGGGTGAAGCACTGGGGCTGGGACCACAACATGCCAAGTTATGGAGCACAATTTCTCCTATAAACTTTTTCATTAACTCAAGGCAGATATTGTCAAGGTGAGATTGTCTTCTCTTGGGAATGGAACTCAGAAAAGGCCAGAATGTGTCCTCAGTTTCCCACCACAGCAAGGACAGAAGCACAGACCTCCAAAACATGAAGTCAGGTAAGAAGGTACTCATTAAATGCATGAGTGTGACCCTGAATTCCTCATCTCCTGAGTCAGTGAAATGTGCTTCTTTCCCTGAGGAAATGCTGCTTTCCTCTGCTGAGACAGACATGTCAGCTCACCAGAGCCTCTATTCTCACCTGCTTCCACTCCCACACTCCCATGACTCAGGAGACTCCACCCTGATGGAGCTGCCATACAGTGACCCAGAAGTCTAAATGTGAGTCTCTTCTCAGTTTCCAGAGATCTTTCTTCTTATCTCTTTTCCCAGAGCATTGGCAACCAACACGACCCAGGAAATGTACAAAATCAAGTCCCAGATGCCTCCTTTATATCACACTGGCCTCAAAAACCCCACTAGGAGAAAAGAGAACTGGCGATCTCAGAGTCACAGAACTGCCTGCTTCATGGCAGAAAAGCTGCCACCCCAGGAGAAAGAGTCTGTAATCCCACCTCAGGGCATAGACCCCAACAAGGGCACCTCTGTGGCACatcaagaccaaatggcttccagcAGTACCTGTGGTAGTGGAATGGTCAACCTTGATGAGATTAGATCAAAAGATGCCAATCTAAAGCCATGTAGGAATGCTGTGGAACAACTTCCCCCACATTCTATGGAATGTGTAGGAGGCTGCAAAGGTGAGACCACAAAGCCAGCCTTCTCAGAGTTGCTTGCAAAGGTCAAAAATGCACGCTATCTCCGGCACAGGGTCCTCCCTCAGTCTGAGAGGTTGCTTAGCATCAGGGAGATATTCGGGTATAGAAAATCTTCACCTGCAGATCAGGAAAGGATTGTGAAAATGGTACCATCTAAGTTCCCTCCTCTCTAGCTAATTTGTATAACCTGCTCATGGCATGTATCAGAACCACTAGAGAATGTGCTCCTTAAGTGAAGCAATGTGGAGCACTTGTATTTCTAATCTATTAATTCCACAGCACTTGTATTTCTAATCTGTTGACTTCATTTAGAGCATTGTGAtctttcaatgaaccacactaGTGAATGGATAACACATAGAGGAATG contains:
- the Ccdc190 gene encoding coiled-coil domain-containing protein 190, giving the protein MERSTVRGSLHKHLDLERKIAKQAEARLRQRLQSLEDICLYHLKLLIREQRQLQREQQRLQQDIVKVRLSSLGNGTQKRPECVLSFPPQQGQKHRPPKHEVRALATNTTQEMYKIKSQMPPLYHTGLKNPTRRKENWRSQSHRTACFMAEKLPPQEKESVIPPQGIDPNKGTSVAHQDQMASSSTCGSGMVNLDEIRSKDANLKPCRNAVEQLPPHSMECVGGCKGETTKPAFSELLAKVKNARYLRHRVLPQSERLLSIREIFGYRKSSPADQERIVKMVPSKFPPL